From Streptomyces asiaticus, one genomic window encodes:
- a CDS encoding DUF4245 domain-containing protein: MRGKETVRDMVLSLAAIGVVAAAIYLFGIPHDEGPKGSGVKTVNYRVELATARRAAPYPVAAPEPGSLPKGWRATSVTYRPAAAEDGALWHLGFLDENEEYIAVEQSDGKPVPFVEEVTQQARETKRTQRIDGKDWVRYDGDKYDALVREEPGVTTVVTGTASYGQLTKMAEALTEKKG, from the coding sequence ATGCGTGGCAAAGAGACGGTCCGGGACATGGTGCTGTCGCTGGCGGCGATCGGCGTCGTCGCGGCGGCCATCTACCTCTTCGGTATCCCGCATGACGAGGGCCCCAAGGGCTCCGGGGTGAAGACGGTGAACTACCGCGTGGAGCTGGCCACGGCCCGCCGCGCCGCCCCGTACCCGGTGGCCGCCCCCGAGCCCGGGAGCCTGCCCAAGGGCTGGCGCGCGACATCGGTGACCTACCGCCCGGCCGCCGCGGAGGACGGCGCGCTCTGGCACCTCGGCTTCCTCGACGAGAACGAGGAGTACATCGCGGTCGAGCAGAGCGACGGCAAGCCCGTGCCGTTCGTGGAGGAGGTCACCCAGCAGGCGCGGGAGACCAAGCGGACGCAGCGGATCGACGGCAAGGACTGGGTCCGCTACGACGGCGACAAGTACGACGCGCTGGTGCGCGAGGAGCCGGGTGTGACCACGGTGGTCACCGGGACGGCGTCGTACGGGCAGCTGACGAAGATGGCCGAGGCGCTCACCGAGAAGAAGGGCTGA
- a CDS encoding malonic semialdehyde reductase, producing MALVLDPAAQDLLFREARTANTFTDEPVTEEQVQAIYDLVKYAPTAFNQSPLRIVLVRSPEARERLVQHMAEGNQPKTSTAPLVAILAADNEFHEELPALFPHFPQAKDVFFAERAAREQAAALNASLQAGYFILGIRAAGLAAGPMTGFDAAGVQKEFLDDDHTPLMVINIGKPGEDAWFPRGPRLDYDDVITTV from the coding sequence ATGGCACTCGTTCTCGACCCCGCCGCCCAGGACCTGCTCTTCCGCGAGGCCCGCACTGCCAACACCTTCACCGATGAGCCGGTGACCGAGGAGCAGGTGCAGGCGATCTACGACCTGGTCAAGTACGCGCCGACCGCGTTCAACCAGTCGCCGCTGCGTATCGTGCTGGTCCGCTCGCCCGAGGCCCGTGAGCGGCTGGTCCAGCACATGGCCGAGGGCAACCAGCCCAAGACCTCCACCGCCCCGCTGGTCGCGATCCTCGCCGCGGACAACGAGTTCCACGAGGAGCTGCCCGCGCTCTTCCCGCACTTTCCGCAGGCCAAGGACGTCTTCTTCGCCGAGCGTGCCGCCCGTGAGCAGGCCGCGGCGCTCAATGCCTCGCTTCAGGCCGGTTACTTCATCCTGGGCATCCGCGCCGCCGGTCTCGCCGCCGGCCCGATGACCGGCTTCGACGCGGCCGGGGTCCAGAAGGAGTTCCTGGACGATGACCACACCCCGCTGATGGTCATCAACATCGGCAAGCCGGGCGAGGACGCCTGGTTCCCCCGTGGCCCCCGCCTGGACTACGACGACGTCATCACCACGGTCTGA
- a CDS encoding exodeoxyribonuclease VII small subunit → MAKTDEQTGQAGQTDGQAGQSARAETTLGYEQARDELVEVVRRLEAGGTSLEESLALWERGEELAKVCRHWLEGARARLDAALAEDEGAEGAEEAESPGER, encoded by the coding sequence ATGGCGAAGACGGACGAGCAGACCGGGCAGGCCGGGCAGACGGACGGGCAGGCCGGGCAGAGCGCGCGGGCGGAGACCACGCTCGGCTATGAGCAGGCGCGGGACGAGCTGGTCGAGGTGGTCCGCCGCCTGGAGGCGGGCGGCACCAGCCTCGAGGAGTCGCTGGCGCTGTGGGAGCGCGGCGAGGAGCTGGCGAAGGTCTGCCGCCACTGGCTGGAGGGCGCGAGGGCCCGGCTGGACGCGGCGCTGGCGGAGGACGAAGGCGCTGAAGGCGCCGAGGAAGCGGAGAGCCCCGGGGAGCGCTGA
- the xseA gene encoding exodeoxyribonuclease VII large subunit has protein sequence MAVNTSAEAPIPVGEVSRLIGGWIDRLGAIWVEGQITQLSRRPGAGVVFLTLRDPSYDISLTVTCFRAVFDKIADTVTEGARVVVHAKPEWYAPRGQLSLRAAEIRPVGVGELLARLEQLKKALAAEGLFAADRKKALPFLPQLIGLVCGRASAAERDVLENARLRWPAVRFEVRNVAVQGVHAVPQVIEAVKELDALPEVDVIVVARGGGSVEDLLPFSDEQLVRAVAACRTPVVSAIGHEPDSPLLDLVADLRASTPTDAAKKIVPDVGEELMRVQQLRERALRSVHGLLDREERGLAAALARPCMREPHRMVDERAERITAVLERARRCLGHLLDRADSELTHTQARVVALSPAATLRRGYAVLQHPDGSVVRAAEEVAEGEELRARVSEGEFRVRVAVGPAE, from the coding sequence ATGGCTGTCAACACGTCCGCGGAGGCGCCGATCCCGGTCGGCGAGGTGTCCCGGCTGATCGGGGGCTGGATCGACCGGCTCGGCGCGATCTGGGTCGAGGGGCAGATCACCCAGCTGTCCCGGCGCCCGGGCGCCGGTGTGGTGTTCCTGACCCTGCGCGACCCCAGTTACGACATCTCGCTCACCGTCACCTGCTTCCGCGCCGTCTTCGACAAGATCGCGGACACGGTCACCGAGGGTGCGCGGGTCGTGGTCCACGCCAAACCGGAGTGGTACGCGCCGCGGGGCCAGCTGTCCCTGCGGGCCGCCGAGATCCGCCCGGTGGGCGTGGGTGAACTGCTCGCGCGGCTGGAGCAGTTGAAGAAGGCGCTGGCGGCGGAGGGGCTGTTCGCCGCCGACCGCAAGAAGGCGCTGCCGTTTCTGCCCCAGCTGATAGGGCTGGTCTGCGGCCGCGCCTCGGCCGCCGAGCGCGATGTGCTGGAGAACGCGCGGCTGCGCTGGCCCGCCGTCCGCTTCGAGGTGCGCAATGTGGCCGTGCAGGGGGTGCACGCGGTGCCGCAGGTGATCGAGGCGGTCAAGGAGCTCGACGCGCTGCCCGAGGTGGACGTGATCGTGGTGGCGCGCGGCGGCGGCAGCGTGGAGGACCTGCTGCCGTTCTCGGACGAGCAGCTGGTCCGGGCGGTGGCCGCGTGCCGTACGCCGGTGGTCTCCGCGATCGGCCATGAGCCGGACTCGCCGCTGCTGGACCTGGTCGCCGATCTGCGCGCCTCCACGCCCACGGACGCGGCGAAGAAGATCGTGCCCGATGTGGGCGAGGAGCTGATGCGCGTCCAGCAGCTGCGGGAGCGGGCGCTGCGCAGTGTGCACGGGCTGCTGGACCGGGAGGAGCGGGGGCTGGCCGCCGCGCTGGCCCGGCCGTGCATGCGGGAGCCGCACCGCATGGTGGACGAGCGCGCGGAGCGGATCACGGCGGTGCTGGAGCGCGCCCGCCGCTGCCTGGGCCATCTGCTGGACCGGGCCGACTCCGAGCTGACCCACACCCAGGCGCGGGTGGTCGCGCTCTCCCCCGCCGCGACGCTGCGCCGTGGCTATGCGGTGCTCCAGCACCCCGACGGCTCGGTGGTGCGGGCGGCCGAGGAGGTCGCGGAGGGCGAGGAGCTGCGGGCGCGGGTCTCCGAGGGCGAGTTCCGGGTGCGGGTCGCTGTCGGACCCGCTGAATAG
- a CDS encoding 4-hydroxy-3-methylbut-2-enyl diphosphate reductase codes for MGDMTATSARRVLLAAPRGYCAGVDRAVIAVEKALEQYGAPIYVRKEIVHNKYVVQTLEKKGAIFVDETEEVPEGSIVIFSAHGVAPVVHEEAATRKLATIDATCPLVTKVHKEAVRFAKEDYDILLIGHEGHEEVIGTSGEAPEHITLVDGPDDVKNVEVRDESKVVWLSQTTLSVDETMETVDALKERFPQLISPPSDDICYATQNRQTAIKQVAAESDLVIVVGSKNSSNSVRLVEVALGAGAKAGHLVDYASEIDEAWLEGVTTVGVTSGASVPDVLVEGVLEWLAERGFGDVEVVQPMQESLTFSLPKELRRDLRAEAAAASGSPEAAAVAGRPEGSQR; via the coding sequence ATGGGGGACATGACTGCAACCTCCGCCCGCCGGGTCCTGCTCGCGGCCCCCCGTGGCTACTGTGCCGGTGTCGACCGTGCCGTGATCGCCGTCGAGAAGGCCCTGGAGCAGTACGGCGCGCCGATCTATGTGCGCAAGGAGATCGTCCACAACAAGTACGTCGTCCAGACCCTGGAGAAGAAGGGCGCCATCTTCGTCGACGAGACGGAGGAGGTGCCCGAGGGCTCCATCGTGATCTTCTCGGCGCACGGTGTCGCGCCGGTGGTCCACGAGGAGGCCGCCACGCGCAAGCTGGCCACCATCGACGCCACCTGCCCCCTGGTCACCAAGGTCCACAAGGAAGCAGTCCGGTTCGCCAAGGAGGACTACGACATCCTCCTGATCGGCCATGAAGGCCATGAAGAGGTCATCGGCACCAGCGGTGAGGCCCCCGAGCACATCACCCTGGTCGACGGCCCCGACGATGTGAAGAACGTCGAGGTACGGGATGAGTCCAAGGTCGTCTGGCTCTCCCAGACCACCCTCTCCGTCGACGAGACCATGGAGACCGTGGACGCGCTCAAGGAGCGCTTCCCGCAGCTCATCAGCCCGCCCAGCGACGACATCTGCTACGCCACGCAGAACCGCCAGACCGCCATCAAGCAGGTGGCCGCCGAGTCCGACCTGGTGATCGTGGTCGGCTCCAAGAACTCCTCCAACTCGGTGCGGCTGGTGGAGGTCGCCCTCGGCGCGGGCGCCAAGGCGGGCCATCTGGTCGACTACGCGAGCGAGATCGACGAGGCATGGCTGGAGGGCGTCACCACGGTCGGCGTGACCTCGGGCGCCTCCGTTCCTGACGTGCTCGTCGAGGGCGTCCTGGAGTGGCTGGCCGAGCGCGGCTTCGGCGATGTCGAGGTCGTCCAGCCCATGCAGGAGTCGCTGACCTTCTCGCTGCCCAAGGAGCTGCGCCGGGACCTGCGGGCCGAGGCCGCCGCGGCCTCCGGCTCGCCGGAGGCCGCGGCGGTCGCCGGCCGGCCCGAGGGGTCGCAGCGGTGA
- the ppgK gene encoding polyphosphate--glucose phosphotransferase codes for MKVFGIDIGGSGIKGAPVDLDRGELAEERHKVLTPHPSTPEAVLDGVVEVVRHFDWSGRPVGVTFPGVVKDGVTLTAANVDKSWIGTDLASRLAERLDCPVTVLNDADAAGVAEVTFGAARGVKGTVIVLTLGTGIGSAVFTDGHLLTNTELGHLELDGHEAEKRASTKVKDDHDLSWPHWARRVQKYLHHLEMLFSPELFVLGGGVSRKADKFLPLIEGVRAEIVPAQLQNNAGIVGAGMAAAAAAGDAG; via the coding sequence GTGAAGGTATTCGGCATCGACATCGGCGGTTCGGGCATCAAGGGCGCCCCGGTCGACCTGGACCGGGGTGAGCTCGCCGAAGAGCGCCATAAGGTGCTCACGCCGCATCCGTCCACGCCCGAGGCGGTCCTGGACGGTGTGGTGGAGGTCGTCCGGCACTTCGACTGGTCCGGGCGGCCGGTCGGGGTGACCTTCCCGGGCGTGGTGAAGGACGGTGTCACCCTTACCGCCGCGAATGTCGACAAGAGCTGGATCGGCACCGATCTGGCGTCGCGCCTCGCCGAGCGGCTGGACTGCCCGGTCACGGTGCTGAACGACGCGGACGCGGCCGGGGTCGCGGAGGTGACGTTCGGCGCCGCCCGCGGCGTCAAGGGCACCGTGATCGTGCTCACCCTCGGCACCGGCATCGGCAGCGCGGTCTTCACCGACGGGCATCTGCTCACCAACACCGAGCTGGGCCATCTGGAGCTGGACGGCCACGAGGCGGAGAAGCGGGCCTCGACCAAGGTCAAGGACGATCACGACCTCAGTTGGCCGCACTGGGCGCGCCGGGTGCAGAAGTACCTCCACCACCTGGAGATGCTCTTCTCTCCCGAGCTCTTCGTGCTGGGCGGCGGGGTGAGCCGTAAGGCGGACAAGTTCCTGCCGCTGATCGAGGGCGTCAGGGCCGAGATCGTGCCGGCGCAGCTTCAGAACAACGCGGGGATCGTGGGTGCCGGGATGGCCGCGGCCGCTGCTGCCGGCGACGCCGGGTGA
- a CDS encoding DUF6542 domain-containing protein has product MEHYSTRTPRRAAAPPPRPAADDAYPGRGRGTGQGRGQSGGAARAPRPAARRTGPSGAAAARPAVLRRARGLSFPDPRLTGLGAGLLTTLTMLGIGCLDALLLSGSPTVYSVLFLPACAACGLWVRPADLLAAPVTAPLAYTVGLLPINEGSAGFSGQAVGVFTALSLQAGWLYAGTLLTVVIVLVRRALLFTRRRRQQRPRPSRHPRSPRCSEAAPARSRP; this is encoded by the coding sequence GTGGAGCATTACAGCACGCGTACGCCCCGCCGCGCGGCGGCACCGCCGCCCCGTCCCGCCGCCGACGACGCATATCCGGGACGGGGCAGAGGCACGGGTCAGGGCCGGGGGCAGTCCGGCGGCGCGGCCCGGGCGCCCCGGCCTGCCGCACGCCGTACGGGGCCGTCCGGAGCGGCCGCGGCGCGGCCCGCCGTCCTGCGGCGGGCCCGGGGGCTGTCCTTCCCGGACCCCCGGCTGACCGGGCTGGGCGCGGGGCTGCTGACCACGCTCACCATGCTCGGCATCGGCTGCCTGGACGCGCTGCTGCTCTCCGGCTCCCCCACCGTCTACAGCGTGCTCTTCCTGCCCGCCTGCGCGGCCTGCGGGCTGTGGGTGCGGCCCGCCGATCTGCTGGCGGCGCCGGTGACGGCGCCGCTGGCGTACACGGTCGGGCTGCTGCCGATCAACGAGGGTTCGGCGGGGTTCAGCGGACAGGCGGTGGGGGTGTTCACCGCGCTGTCGCTGCAAGCCGGCTGGCTCTACGCGGGGACGCTGCTGACCGTGGTGATCGTGCTCGTACGGCGGGCCCTGCTGTTCACCCGGCGTCGCCGGCAGCAGCGGCCGCGGCCATCCCGGCACCCACGATCCCCGCGTTGTTCTGAAGCTGCGCCGGCACGATCTCGGCCCTGA
- the ychF gene encoding redox-regulated ATPase YchF, which yields MSLTIGIVGLPNVGKSTLFNALTKNDVLAANYPFATIEPNVGVVGVPDPRLDRLAEIFGSARKLPATVDFVDIAGIVKGASEGEGLGNKFLANIRESDAICQVIRAFKDENVVHVDGKISPKSDIETINTELILADLQTIEKVLPRLVKEARIKKDKQPQVTAVEEAKAILDEGRTLFSAGIVQGSERAALLHELHLLTTKPFLYVFNVDEEELTDDSFKAEQRALVAPAEAIFLNAKLEADLAELDEDEALELLQSVGQDEPGLATLAHVGFNTLGLQTYLTAGPKESRAWTIKKGATAPEAAGVIHTDFQKGFIKAEVISYEDLVETGSVAEARAAGKARMEGKDYVMQDGDVVEFRFNV from the coding sequence GTGTCGCTCACGATCGGAATCGTCGGTCTGCCGAATGTCGGCAAGTCGACCCTGTTCAACGCCCTCACCAAGAACGACGTGCTGGCGGCCAACTACCCGTTCGCCACCATCGAGCCCAACGTCGGCGTGGTCGGCGTCCCCGACCCCCGCCTGGACAGGCTCGCCGAGATCTTCGGCTCGGCCCGCAAGCTGCCCGCCACCGTCGACTTCGTCGACATCGCGGGCATCGTCAAGGGCGCCTCGGAGGGCGAGGGCCTGGGCAACAAGTTCCTGGCGAACATCCGTGAGTCGGACGCCATCTGCCAGGTCATCCGGGCCTTCAAGGACGAGAACGTCGTCCACGTCGACGGCAAGATCTCGCCGAAGAGCGACATCGAGACGATCAACACCGAGCTGATCCTCGCCGACCTCCAGACCATCGAGAAGGTGCTGCCGCGCCTGGTCAAGGAGGCCCGGATCAAGAAGGACAAGCAGCCCCAGGTCACGGCCGTCGAGGAGGCCAAGGCCATCCTCGACGAGGGCCGCACCCTCTTCTCCGCCGGCATCGTCCAGGGCAGCGAGCGCGCCGCCCTCCTCCACGAGCTGCACCTGCTCACCACCAAGCCCTTCCTCTACGTCTTCAACGTCGACGAGGAGGAGCTCACCGACGACTCCTTCAAGGCCGAGCAGCGCGCCCTCGTCGCCCCCGCCGAGGCGATCTTCCTCAACGCCAAGCTGGAGGCCGACCTCGCCGAGCTCGACGAGGACGAGGCCCTCGAACTCCTCCAGTCCGTGGGCCAGGACGAGCCCGGCCTGGCCACCCTCGCCCACGTCGGCTTCAACACCCTGGGCCTCCAGACCTACCTCACCGCCGGCCCCAAGGAGTCCCGCGCCTGGACCATCAAGAAGGGCGCCACGGCCCCGGAGGCGGCCGGTGTCATCCACACCGACTTCCAGAAGGGCTTCATCAAGGCCGAGGTCATCTCCTACGAGGACCTGGTCGAGACGGGCTCCGTCGCCGAGGCTCGCGCGGCCGGTAAGGCGCGCATGGAGGGCAAGGACTATGTGATGCAGGACGGGGACGTGGTGGAGTTCCGCTTCAATGTATGA
- a CDS encoding MerR family transcriptional regulator, with product MTADNPLGGRLDDDDYPAYTMGRAAEMLGTTPGFLRAIGEARLITPLRSEGGHRRYSRYQLRIAARARELVDQGMPVEAACRIVILEDQLEEAQRINAEFRRAAAEQHDDSP from the coding sequence ATGACAGCAGACAATCCGCTCGGTGGTCGCCTGGACGACGACGACTACCCCGCCTACACCATGGGACGGGCAGCAGAGATGCTCGGCACCACCCCCGGCTTTCTCCGCGCCATCGGTGAGGCCCGCCTCATCACCCCGCTCCGCTCGGAGGGCGGGCACCGCCGGTACTCCCGCTACCAACTGCGGATCGCCGCCCGCGCCCGCGAGCTCGTCGACCAGGGCATGCCGGTCGAAGCCGCCTGCCGCATCGTCATCCTCGAGGACCAGCTCGAGGAGGCTCAGCGCATCAACGCGGAGTTCCGCCGCGCCGCGGCCGAACAGCACGACGACTCTCCATGA
- a CDS encoding SCO5918 family protein translates to MRCVIARFPFDLTRSGVLASMKGVTPELVTGDSVIIGRRQYPVKQVGAVITGQDRRDFTAGEVTRAMTRLGFTCRALPEISPTRGLTPLEEASAQLGTPAPR, encoded by the coding sequence ATGCGTTGTGTCATCGCCCGCTTCCCGTTCGACCTGACCAGGAGTGGGGTGCTGGCGTCCATGAAGGGCGTCACGCCCGAGCTCGTCACCGGTGACTCCGTGATCATCGGCCGCCGCCAGTACCCCGTGAAGCAGGTGGGCGCGGTCATCACCGGGCAGGACCGTCGTGACTTCACCGCCGGCGAAGTCACCAGAGCCATGACCCGTCTCGGCTTCACGTGCCGTGCCCTCCCCGAAATCTCACCCACGCGCGGCCTCACTCCGCTTGAGGAAGCGTCGGCTCAGCTCGGCACCCCGGCGCCCAGGTAA
- a CDS encoding CBS domain-containing protein produces the protein MTLDQMTPHPADSATETVVDAMDAPGPQVWDDMTVEVALSVMASAPSRHLLVYDEDGRCTGLIAQDQLTVVRDSSAYTDRVRLRDVFGDNGPFTSPMTTIAEAERTMRHGRLGALPVIDEHGCAVGVLALSR, from the coding sequence TTGACGCTGGATCAGATGACGCCGCACCCGGCGGATTCCGCCACCGAGACCGTGGTCGACGCCATGGACGCGCCCGGCCCGCAGGTCTGGGACGACATGACCGTAGAGGTGGCCTTGTCCGTCATGGCCAGTGCCCCTTCCCGGCACCTGCTCGTCTACGACGAGGACGGCCGGTGCACGGGCCTGATCGCTCAGGACCAGCTCACCGTCGTCCGCGACAGCTCCGCATACACCGATCGGGTCCGTCTGCGGGACGTCTTCGGCGACAACGGACCCTTCACCTCGCCCATGACCACGATCGCCGAAGCGGAGCGCACGATGCGGCACGGGCGGCTCGGGGCCCTGCCCGTCATCGACGAGCACGGCTGCGCCGTGGGCGTTCTCGCCCTCTCACGCTGA
- a CDS encoding DEAD/DEAH box helicase, which translates to MNRTRTNARSVPTRTGGSGSRQDGSRSGARVSKRSGGPSRSRGHGGRPAAPRGEFAPPVTSSPALPAAETFADLEMPRQLLAALVAEGVTTPFPIQAATLPNSLAGRDVLGRGRTGSGKTLAFGLALLARTAGRRAEPRQPLALVLVPTRELAQQVADALTPYARSVRLRMATVVGGMPISKQVGALRGGAEVVVATPGRLKDLVERGDCRLNQVDITVLDEADQMTDMGFMPQVTALLEQVRPKGQRMLFSATLDRNVDRLVRRYLIDPVVHSVDPSAAAVTTMEHHVLHVHGADKHQVTTEIAAREGRVIMFLDTKHAVDQLTSHLLKSGVRAAALHGGKSQPQRTRTLAQFKTGHVTVLVATNVAARGIHVDNLDLVVNVDPPNDHKDYLHRGGRTARAGESGLVVTLVTPGQRRGTVRLMSDAGIRPRTTQVRSGEAELSHITGARTPSGIPVVITTAGVERPRRGVPHSRDRRGRAAGDRRTGEATHRKARRQSALDAAA; encoded by the coding sequence ATGAACCGCACACGTACGAACGCCCGTTCCGTCCCCACCCGTACCGGCGGTTCCGGCTCCCGACAGGACGGCAGCCGCTCGGGGGCTAGGGTCTCCAAGCGCTCCGGTGGTCCGAGCCGTTCGCGCGGTCACGGGGGCCGGCCCGCCGCACCGCGGGGGGAGTTCGCCCCGCCCGTGACGAGCAGCCCCGCACTCCCCGCCGCCGAGACGTTCGCTGATCTCGAGATGCCCCGGCAGCTGCTGGCCGCGCTGGTCGCCGAAGGGGTGACCACACCGTTTCCGATCCAGGCGGCGACCCTCCCGAACTCCCTCGCGGGCCGTGACGTACTCGGCCGCGGGCGCACCGGATCCGGCAAGACCCTGGCCTTCGGCCTGGCGCTGCTGGCCCGTACGGCCGGCCGGCGAGCCGAGCCCCGGCAGCCGCTGGCGCTGGTGCTGGTGCCCACCCGGGAGCTGGCACAGCAGGTCGCCGATGCGCTCACTCCGTACGCCCGCTCCGTGCGGCTGCGGATGGCCACGGTGGTCGGCGGGATGCCGATCAGCAAGCAGGTCGGTGCGCTGCGTGGTGGGGCGGAGGTCGTCGTCGCGACGCCGGGCCGGCTGAAGGACCTCGTCGAGCGAGGCGACTGCCGCCTGAACCAGGTCGACATCACCGTCCTGGACGAGGCTGACCAGATGACCGACATGGGCTTCATGCCGCAGGTCACGGCGCTGCTGGAGCAGGTGCGCCCGAAGGGGCAACGGATGCTGTTCTCAGCCACTTTGGACCGCAACGTCGACCGTCTGGTCCGCCGGTACCTGATCGACCCGGTGGTCCACTCCGTCGACCCGTCCGCGGCCGCGGTCACCACGATGGAGCACCACGTGCTGCATGTGCACGGCGCGGACAAGCATCAGGTGACAACAGAGATCGCGGCGCGAGAGGGCCGAGTGATCATGTTCCTGGACACCAAGCATGCCGTCGACCAGCTCACGAGCCACCTGCTGAAGAGCGGTGTACGGGCCGCCGCACTGCACGGTGGGAAGTCGCAGCCGCAGCGCACCCGGACCCTGGCCCAGTTCAAGACGGGGCATGTGACGGTCTTGGTGGCGACCAATGTCGCGGCGCGCGGGATCCATGTCGACAACCTCGACCTGGTGGTCAACGTGGACCCGCCCAACGACCACAAGGACTACCTTCACCGGGGAGGCCGCACGGCCCGCGCCGGCGAGTCCGGTCTCGTCGTCACCCTGGTGACGCCCGGCCAGCGCCGCGGCACGGTCCGTCTCATGTCGGACGCCGGGATCCGCCCTCGGACCACCCAGGTCCGCTCAGGTGAGGCCGAGCTGAGCCACATCACCGGCGCGCGCACTCCGTCGGGCATTCCGGTCGTCATCACCACAGCGGGGGTGGAGCGCCCCAGGCGCGGCGTCCCCCACTCTCGCGATCGACGCGGCCGCGCCGCTGGGGACCGCCGGACCGGCGAGGCGACCCACCGTAAAGCTCGGCGGCAGTCCGCCCTCGACGCGGCAGCCTAG
- a CDS encoding cold-shock protein: MATGTVKWFNAEKGFGFIEQDGGGADVFAHYSNIAAQGFRELLEGQKVTFDIAQGQKGPMAENIVPSRS, translated from the coding sequence ATGGCTACTGGCACCGTGAAGTGGTTCAACGCGGAAAAGGGTTTCGGCTTCATCGAGCAGGACGGCGGCGGCGCTGACGTGTTCGCCCACTACTCGAACATCGCCGCCCAAGGTTTCCGCGAACTCCTGGAAGGCCAGAAGGTGACCTTCGACATCGCACAGGGCCAGAAGGGCCCGATGGCCGAGAACATCGTTCCCTCCCGAAGCTGA
- a CDS encoding TetR/AcrR family transcriptional regulator has protein sequence MIPAPSQPARQGKGRSRNRVKILAAAKALFLRDGYDGVNLERVATQAEVARQTVYNQFGSKEAVFRAVMEHHWSSLPLEDLSTRLERSLESDGDPAGFLRQFSEILLTFIDDTDQVAFTRLVIAESRRSPWIAEEFYRVGKEPLTRALTECLQRLHETGKINCPSPGLAAHQFLGLLQEFIIWPQVMAIGPDVMNIPPFDVVVEEGIAMFLGRYGVR, from the coding sequence GTGATCCCCGCGCCCTCCCAGCCCGCCCGGCAAGGCAAGGGCCGCTCCCGCAACCGAGTGAAGATCCTCGCGGCGGCGAAGGCGCTCTTCCTGCGGGACGGCTACGACGGCGTGAACCTCGAACGGGTCGCCACCCAAGCCGAGGTCGCCCGGCAGACGGTCTACAACCAGTTCGGCAGCAAGGAGGCGGTCTTCCGCGCGGTGATGGAGCACCACTGGTCCAGCCTGCCGCTCGAAGACCTGTCGACACGCCTCGAACGGAGCCTGGAGAGCGACGGCGACCCGGCCGGATTCCTGCGCCAGTTCTCCGAGATCCTGCTGACCTTCATCGACGACACGGACCAGGTCGCCTTCACCCGGCTGGTGATCGCCGAGTCCCGCCGGAGCCCCTGGATCGCCGAGGAGTTCTACCGAGTCGGCAAGGAGCCGCTGACCAGGGCACTCACCGAGTGCCTACAGCGTCTGCACGAGACAGGCAAGATCAACTGCCCGTCCCCGGGGCTGGCGGCACATCAGTTCCTGGGACTCCTCCAGGAATTCATCATCTGGCCGCAGGTCATGGCGATCGGGCCGGACGTCATGAACATCCCGCCGTTCGACGTGGTCGTGGAAGAGGGAATCGCCATGTTCCTCGGCCGTTACGGTGTCCGCTGA